Proteins encoded in a region of the Streptomyces akebiae genome:
- a CDS encoding SDR family NAD(P)-dependent oxidoreductase, translating to MATAVPSAASRIAVVTGASSGIGAATARQLAAAGYRVVLTARRKDRIEALAEEIGKAGGEAMAYALDVTDRAAVDEFATAFKKIGVLVNNAGGALGADPVATGDPADWRTMYETNVIGTLNVTQALLPALTASGDGTVVVVSSTAGHGTYEGGAGYVAAKHGAHVLAETLRLEIVGTPVRVIEIAPGMVKTDEFALTRFGGDAAKAASVYEGVAEPLTADDVADTITWAVTRPSHVNVDLLVLRPRAQASNTKVHRKS from the coding sequence ATGGCCACCGCCGTACCGTCCGCCGCCTCCCGCATCGCCGTCGTCACCGGTGCGAGCAGCGGGATCGGCGCCGCCACGGCCCGGCAGCTGGCCGCGGCCGGGTACCGGGTCGTGCTGACCGCGCGGCGCAAGGATCGGATCGAGGCGCTCGCCGAGGAGATCGGCAAGGCGGGCGGAGAGGCCATGGCCTACGCCCTGGACGTCACGGACCGGGCGGCGGTGGACGAGTTCGCGACCGCGTTCAAGAAGATCGGTGTGCTGGTCAACAACGCGGGCGGCGCGCTCGGCGCCGACCCGGTGGCGACCGGCGACCCGGCCGACTGGCGCACCATGTACGAGACGAACGTCATCGGCACGCTGAATGTCACCCAGGCCCTGCTGCCCGCGCTGACCGCGAGCGGTGACGGCACGGTGGTCGTGGTGTCGTCGACGGCCGGGCACGGGACGTACGAGGGCGGCGCGGGCTATGTCGCCGCCAAGCACGGCGCGCACGTCCTCGCGGAGACGCTGCGGCTGGAGATCGTCGGGACGCCGGTGCGAGTGATCGAGATCGCGCCCGGCATGGTGAAGACGGACGAGTTCGCGCTGACCCGCTTCGGCGGCGACGCGGCGAAGGCGGCGAGCGTCTACGAGGGCGTCGCGGAGCCCCTGACCGCCGACGACGTCGCCGACACGATCACCTGGGCGGTCACCCGGCCCAGCCATGTGAACGTCGACCTCCTCGTCCTGCGCCCCCGCGCCCAGGCCTCCAACACCAAGGTCCACCGGAAGTCGTGA
- a CDS encoding LLM class flavin-dependent oxidoreductase, which yields MQFGIFSVGDVTPDPTTGRTPTERERIKAMVEIALKAEEVGLDVFATGEHHNPPFVPSSPTTMLGYVAARTEKLILSTSTTLITTNDPVKIAEDFAMLQHLADGRVDLMMGRGNTGPVYPWFGQDIRQGINLAIENYALLRRLWREDVVTWEGKFRTPLQGFTSTPRPLDGVPPFVWHGSIRSPEIAEQAAYYGDGFFHNNIFWPADHTKRMVELYRQRYAHYGHGTPEQAIVGLGGHIFMRKNSQDAVREFRPYFDVAPVYGNGPSLEDFADQTPLTVGSPQQVIEKTLAFREYAGDYQRQLFLLDHAGLPLKTVLEQLDMLGEEVVPVLREEFAKGRPADVPDAPTHGSLLAAEQKDAEQKDAEKKDAEKKESVS from the coding sequence ATGCAGTTCGGGATCTTCAGCGTCGGTGATGTGACGCCGGACCCCACCACGGGCCGGACGCCGACCGAGCGCGAGCGCATCAAGGCGATGGTCGAGATCGCGCTGAAGGCGGAGGAGGTCGGCCTCGACGTCTTCGCCACCGGTGAGCACCACAACCCGCCGTTCGTGCCGTCGTCGCCGACCACGATGCTCGGCTATGTCGCCGCGCGCACCGAGAAGCTGATCCTCTCCACCTCCACGACCCTCATCACCACCAACGACCCGGTGAAGATCGCCGAGGACTTCGCGATGCTCCAGCACCTGGCCGACGGGCGGGTGGACCTGATGATGGGGCGCGGGAACACCGGTCCGGTCTACCCGTGGTTCGGGCAGGACATCCGGCAGGGCATCAACCTCGCCATCGAGAACTACGCGCTGCTGCGCCGGCTGTGGCGCGAGGACGTCGTCACCTGGGAGGGCAAGTTCCGCACGCCGCTGCAGGGCTTCACCTCCACGCCGCGCCCGCTGGACGGCGTACCGCCGTTCGTCTGGCACGGCTCCATCCGCTCGCCCGAGATCGCCGAGCAGGCCGCGTACTACGGCGACGGCTTCTTCCACAACAACATCTTCTGGCCGGCCGACCACACCAAGCGCATGGTCGAGCTGTACCGGCAGCGCTACGCCCACTACGGGCACGGCACGCCCGAACAGGCGATCGTCGGCCTCGGCGGTCACATCTTCATGCGGAAGAACTCGCAGGACGCGGTACGGGAGTTCCGGCCGTACTTCGACGTCGCGCCGGTCTACGGCAACGGGCCCTCCCTGGAGGACTTCGCCGACCAGACGCCGCTCACCGTCGGCTCGCCGCAGCAGGTGATCGAGAAGACGCTGGCGTTCCGCGAGTACGCCGGGGACTACCAGCGGCAGCTGTTCCTCCTCGACCACGCGGGGCTGCCCCTGAAGACCGTCCTCGAACAGCTCGACATGCTCGGCGAGGAGGTCGTGCCGGTGCTGCGCGAGGAGTTCGCGAAGGGGCGCCCGGCGGACGTGCCGGACGCGCCGACCCACGGGTCGCTGCTGGCGGCGGAGCAGAAGGACGCCGAGCAGAAGGACGCGGAGAAGAAGGACGCGGAGAAGAAGGAGAGTGTGTCGTGA
- a CDS encoding RtcB family protein, with amino-acid sequence MSYVEIPGAQVPIRLWTDPASVEEGALQQLRNVATLPWIKGLAVMPDVHYGKGATVGSVIAMRGAVCPAAVGVDIGCGMSAVKTSLTANDLPGDLSRLRSKIEQAIPVGRGMHDDPVDPGDLHGFAAGGWDGFWGRFDGVADAVKFRRDRAALQMGTLGAGNHHLEVSFDTEGVVWLTLHSGSRNIGKELAEHHIGVAQTLPHNQGLVDRDLAVFVSDTQQMAAYRHDLYWAQEYAKYNRSVMMALLKDVIRKEFKKARPTFEMEVSCHHNYVAEERYEGMDLLVTRKGAIRAGDGDLGIIPGSMGTATYIVKGLGNEKAFNSASHGAGRRMSRNAAKRRFSTKDLEEQTRGVECRKDSGVVDEIPGAYKPIEQVIDQQRDLVQVVAKLKQVVCVKG; translated from the coding sequence ATGTCGTACGTCGAGATACCGGGTGCGCAGGTACCCATCCGCCTGTGGACCGACCCCGCGTCGGTGGAGGAGGGGGCCCTCCAGCAGCTCCGCAACGTCGCCACCCTCCCCTGGATCAAGGGCCTCGCCGTCATGCCGGACGTGCATTACGGCAAGGGCGCGACGGTCGGGTCCGTCATCGCGATGCGGGGGGCCGTGTGTCCCGCGGCGGTGGGGGTGGACATCGGGTGCGGGATGTCGGCGGTGAAGACGTCACTGACGGCCAACGACCTTCCCGGCGACCTGTCCCGACTGCGGTCGAAGATCGAGCAGGCGATCCCGGTGGGCCGGGGGATGCACGACGACCCCGTCGATCCGGGCGACCTGCACGGCTTCGCCGCCGGGGGGTGGGACGGGTTCTGGGGGCGGTTCGACGGGGTTGCCGACGCGGTGAAGTTCCGGCGGGATCGGGCGGCTCTGCAGATGGGGACGCTTGGAGCGGGAAATCATCACCTTGAAGTCTCATTCGATACTGAGGGTGTTGTCTGGCTCACCCTCCACTCCGGATCTCGGAACATCGGCAAGGAACTGGCCGAGCATCACATCGGTGTGGCCCAGACGCTTCCGCACAATCAGGGCCTGGTCGACCGTGACCTTGCTGTCTTCGTCTCGGACACTCAGCAGATGGCGGCTTACCGCCACGACCTCTACTGGGCTCAGGAGTACGCGAAGTACAACCGCTCGGTCATGATGGCGCTCCTCAAGGACGTGATCCGCAAGGAATTCAAGAAGGCCAGGCCGACCTTCGAGATGGAGGTCAGCTGCCACCACAACTATGTGGCTGAGGAACGATACGAGGGCATGGACCTGCTCGTGACCCGCAAAGGCGCAATCAGGGCGGGGGACGGTGACCTGGGGATCATTCCGGGCTCCATGGGGACGGCCACGTACATTGTCAAGGGCCTCGGTAACGAGAAGGCGTTCAACTCGGCCTCGCACGGCGCCGGTCGGCGCATGAGCCGCAACGCAGCCAAGCGTCGCTTCTCCACGAAAGACCTGGAGGAGCAGACGCGAGGCGTCGAGTGCCGTAAGGACTCGGGTGTCGTTGACGAGATACCTGGTGCTTACAAGCCGATCGAGCAGGTCATCGACCAGCAGCGCGACCTCGTGCAGGTCGTGGCGAAGCTGAAGCAGGTCGTGTGTGTGAAGGGTTGA
- a CDS encoding DUF3558 domain-containing protein, with protein sequence MQRKAYVPGVAVLLAALLAACTGSSDDGSTDDPRPGEATTSATVAQPGRYDTLPEPCGSIDQSTLDTLLPGIEQLPGAAQREQAYEGEATQTYDTDRKAGCRWKVESTDATHYLFVDFERVVSYDNAVSDDSKAQEVYGGRVEAADLPEPTPTVPEGDGEGTATTGNGTDDPSADPSASASRSTSPSPDSSNASDASNSSGSSGSSDSSGAAGSSTPSATGTPASLQPRTLDGLGDEAFLDDALGTSGQRTVTVVFRTSNVLVTVEYEEQPATTTAVPDSEEMQDRARNLAERLAEAFDD encoded by the coding sequence GTGCAGCGGAAGGCGTACGTACCCGGCGTCGCCGTGCTCCTCGCGGCCCTGCTGGCCGCGTGCACGGGATCGAGCGACGACGGTTCCACCGACGACCCCCGCCCGGGCGAGGCCACCACCTCGGCCACCGTCGCCCAGCCCGGCCGCTACGACACGCTCCCCGAACCCTGCGGCTCGATCGACCAGAGCACCCTCGACACCCTCCTCCCCGGCATCGAGCAACTCCCCGGCGCTGCCCAGCGCGAGCAGGCGTACGAGGGCGAGGCGACGCAGACGTACGACACGGACCGCAAGGCCGGCTGCCGCTGGAAGGTGGAGTCCACGGACGCCACCCACTATCTCTTCGTCGACTTCGAGCGCGTCGTGTCGTACGACAACGCGGTCAGCGACGACAGCAAGGCGCAGGAGGTCTACGGCGGAAGGGTGGAGGCGGCCGATCTGCCGGAACCGACGCCGACCGTCCCGGAGGGGGACGGCGAGGGCACGGCGACGACGGGGAACGGCACCGATGACCCGTCGGCGGACCCCTCGGCCTCCGCTTCCCGCTCGACGTCCCCTTCTCCCGATTCCTCGAACGCCTCCGATGCATCCAATTCATCGGGTTCATCTGGTTCGTCCGATTCATCCGGGGCCGCCGGATCCTCCACCCCCTCCGCCACCGGGACCCCCGCCTCCCTCCAGCCGCGCACGCTCGACGGTCTCGGGGACGAGGCGTTCCTCGACGACGCGCTCGGAACGAGTGGGCAGCGGACCGTGACTGTGGTGTTCCGCACGTCGAACGTGCTCGTGACGGTGGAGTACGAGGAGCAGCCGGCGACCACGACGGCGGTGCCGGACAGCGAGGAAATGCAGGACAGGGCCCGGAATCTGGCGGAGCGGCTGGCGGAGGCGTTCGACGACTGA
- a CDS encoding ester cyclase: MGQARELMDQLTEALTTHQDPKTVANLFAEDAVAHTPDGGELHGRDAIADYWQQMTDAMPGARYESLSSFEVGDTAIDEGIFSGTNSGPLAFPDGTSIPATHKDIRMRGVDFATVRDGQITSYRLYFDQLEFMNQLGLLPEELTQPS, from the coding sequence ATGGGACAGGCGCGCGAGCTGATGGACCAGCTCACCGAGGCGCTCACCACACACCAGGACCCCAAGACCGTCGCGAACCTCTTCGCGGAGGACGCGGTCGCCCACACCCCGGACGGCGGAGAACTCCACGGGCGGGACGCCATCGCCGACTACTGGCAGCAGATGACGGACGCCATGCCCGGGGCCAGGTACGAGTCGCTCTCCTCCTTCGAGGTCGGCGACACCGCCATCGACGAGGGCATCTTCAGCGGCACCAACAGCGGCCCGCTGGCGTTCCCCGACGGAACGTCCATCCCCGCCACCCACAAGGACATCAGGATGCGCGGCGTGGACTTCGCCACGGTCCGGGACGGCCAGATCACCAGCTACCGGCTCTACTTCGACCAGCTGGAATTTATGAACCAACTCGGCCTGCTACCGGAGGAATTGACACAGCCGTCGTAG
- a CDS encoding FMN reductase translates to MKLVVVSAGLSVPSSTRLLGDRLAAAVVAQDASVEVQVVELRDLAVEIAHNFTNGFPGRRLAAASDAVAGADGLVVVTPVFSASYSGLFKSFFDVLDRDALAGKPVLIAATGGSARHSLVLEHAMRPLFAYLRAVVVPTGVYAASEDWGAEGLAGRIERAASELAGLMAGLSRRVAPPFESAPESGTETEGFVVVPFEEQLAALRG, encoded by the coding sequence GTGAAGCTCGTCGTCGTCTCGGCGGGGCTGAGTGTGCCCTCGTCCACGCGGCTGTTGGGCGACCGGCTCGCCGCCGCCGTGGTCGCCCAGGACGCCTCGGTCGAGGTGCAGGTGGTCGAACTGCGGGACCTCGCGGTGGAGATCGCGCACAACTTCACGAACGGGTTCCCGGGCCGGCGGCTCGCCGCCGCGTCGGACGCGGTGGCGGGGGCCGACGGGCTCGTGGTGGTGACTCCGGTGTTCTCCGCGTCGTACAGCGGGTTGTTCAAGTCCTTCTTCGACGTGCTGGACCGGGACGCGCTGGCCGGGAAGCCGGTGCTGATCGCCGCGACCGGCGGGTCGGCTCGGCACTCGCTGGTGCTGGAGCACGCGATGCGGCCGCTGTTCGCGTATCTGCGGGCCGTCGTGGTGCCCACGGGGGTGTACGCCGCGTCGGAGGACTGGGGCGCGGAGGGGCTGGCCGGGCGGATCGAGCGGGCGGCGTCCGAGCTGGCCGGGTTGATGGCCGGGCTGTCCCGGCGGGTGGCGCCGCCGTTCGAGTCCGCGCCCGAGTCCGGGACAGAGACCGAGGGGTTCGTTGTCGTGCCCTTCGAGGAGCAGTTGGCGGCCCTTCGGGGCTGA
- a CDS encoding LAGLIDADG family homing endonuclease: MDLTVPAYAYMFGFLQMDGHLAKGLGQKGRLTVEITAQDVELLRRFQKLTPYYSSITERVRSTNFAETHSSVTWSLCSLEARTRLNDLGLPYGRKSTTVSPPRGAFSRLDYLRGVIDADGSVGYTAKGFPFISLTTASTAIGTYLCQYAKEITGAERTLKRNIRDSIYNVLYTMELAQRLAAHLYYPGCLALQRKHNVADSLASWERPVGMRAAYTKRPWSRHEDRILLELSSPKAAGERLGRTTQSCSLRLWRLRTGQVPLPASEQ; the protein is encoded by the coding sequence ATGGACCTCACGGTCCCCGCGTACGCGTACATGTTCGGCTTCTTGCAGATGGACGGGCATCTGGCCAAGGGACTGGGCCAGAAGGGGCGTCTCACAGTCGAAATCACCGCTCAAGACGTCGAACTCCTACGGCGGTTCCAGAAGCTGACGCCGTACTACAGCAGTATCACCGAGCGGGTACGTTCCACGAACTTCGCCGAAACCCACAGTTCAGTCACGTGGAGCTTGTGCTCCCTCGAAGCCAGAACCCGTCTCAACGACCTCGGCCTGCCCTATGGCCGCAAGTCGACGACGGTGTCCCCGCCTCGCGGCGCGTTCTCGCGTCTCGACTACCTTCGAGGCGTGATCGACGCCGACGGCTCGGTCGGATATACAGCCAAGGGTTTCCCCTTCATCTCTCTCACCACGGCCAGCACGGCCATCGGCACGTACCTGTGCCAGTACGCGAAAGAGATCACAGGCGCCGAACGAACCCTCAAGCGCAACATTCGGGACAGCATCTACAACGTCCTATACACCATGGAGTTGGCCCAGCGACTGGCCGCCCACCTCTACTACCCTGGCTGCCTGGCCCTGCAGCGCAAACACAACGTCGCCGACTCACTCGCGTCCTGGGAACGCCCTGTGGGCATGAGGGCGGCCTACACGAAACGCCCCTGGAGTCGGCATGAAGACCGGATCCTGCTGGAACTGAGCAGCCCGAAGGCAGCAGGCGAGAGACTCGGTAGGACCACCCAGAGCTGTAGTCTGCGCCTCTGGCGCCTGCGTACCGGTCAAGTTCCGCTACCGGCCAGCGAACAGTGA
- a CDS encoding YnfA family protein: protein MVIARSAALFVLAALFEIGGAWLVWQGVREHRGWVWIGAGVVALGAYGFVATFQPDAHFGRILAAYGGIFVAGSIAWGMVADGYRPDRWDVTGALICLAGMAVIMYAPRGG, encoded by the coding sequence ATGGTGATCGCCCGCTCCGCCGCCCTCTTCGTGCTTGCCGCGTTGTTCGAGATCGGTGGGGCCTGGCTGGTGTGGCAGGGGGTGCGGGAGCACCGGGGGTGGGTGTGGATCGGGGCCGGGGTCGTGGCGCTGGGGGCGTACGGGTTCGTGGCGACGTTCCAGCCGGACGCGCACTTCGGGCGGATCCTCGCCGCGTACGGGGGGATCTTCGTGGCCGGGTCGATCGCCTGGGGGATGGTCGCGGACGGCTACCGGCCCGACCGCTGGGACGTGACGGGCGCGCTGATCTGCCTCGCGGGCATGGCCGTGATCATGTACGCGCCGCGCGGGGGGTGA
- a CDS encoding response regulator transcription factor, with the protein MPQNVLLAEDDRAIRHALERALTLEGYEVTAVADGVEALAQAHRNRPDVLVLDVMMPGIDGLQVCRVLRAEGDRTPILMLTALVETADRIAGLDAGADDYVVKPFDVEEVFARLRALLRRTGGSDGFAAPSQPPAAASSAGSASPDTGGLLTAAGLRMDVQARRAWRGARELELTRTEFDLLELLVRNAGIVLDHATIYDRIWGYDFGPGSKNLAVYVGYLRRKLDEPGAPALIHTVRGVGYALRED; encoded by the coding sequence GTGCCCCAGAACGTGCTGCTCGCCGAGGACGACCGTGCCATCCGCCATGCCCTGGAACGCGCGCTGACCCTGGAGGGGTACGAGGTCACGGCGGTCGCCGACGGCGTCGAGGCGCTCGCCCAGGCCCACCGCAACCGGCCCGACGTGCTCGTGCTCGACGTGATGATGCCCGGCATAGACGGCCTCCAGGTCTGCCGGGTGCTGCGCGCGGAGGGAGACAGGACGCCGATCCTGATGCTCACCGCGCTCGTGGAGACCGCCGACCGGATCGCCGGCCTCGACGCCGGAGCGGACGACTACGTCGTCAAACCGTTCGACGTGGAAGAGGTGTTCGCGCGGCTGCGGGCGCTGCTGCGGCGGACGGGCGGTTCGGACGGGTTCGCGGCTCCGTCCCAGCCGCCGGCAGCCGCGTCCTCGGCCGGCTCCGCGTCACCGGACACCGGCGGGCTCCTCACGGCCGCCGGGCTGCGCATGGACGTGCAGGCGCGGCGGGCGTGGCGCGGGGCACGGGAACTGGAGCTGACCCGAACCGAGTTCGACCTGCTCGAACTACTCGTCCGCAACGCCGGCATCGTCCTCGACCACGCGACCATCTACGACCGGATCTGGGGCTACGACTTCGGCCCCGGCTCCAAGAACCTCGCCGTCTACGTCGGTTATCTGCGCCGCAAGCTCGACGAGCCCGGGGCGCCGGCGCTGATCCACACCGTGCGTGGTGTGGGGTACGCGCTGCGGGAAGACTGA
- a CDS encoding glycosyltransferase family 4 protein: MKIVFLLHNAYAIGGTVRTTLNLASALADHHDVEIASMARHLDEPRFAVDPRVRLVPLVDIRPYSPDLRDPAQAQPATDFPAEDKRHRQYSRLTDLRVRSYLARCGAHVVIGTRPGINVYVSRFAPRRALRIAQEHLRHDAHSKQLRKALARHYRTLDAVVTTTAADAAVYRARMKLPGVRVMSVPNIVPEAGVAPSDCSAPVIAAAGRLARGKRFDLLLEAFAKVATKEPDWQLRIYGGGKQQGRLEALVQDLCLTDRAHLMGPHTPIEEEFARASIVVSASDAESFGMTLVEAMRCGVPVVSTDCPLGPAEIITDGVDGRLVPVDDPHALADALLDLTADPSLRRAMGRAALESAHRYDPGPAVTKYEHLFAELRETRLRRTWERESTRARGWLRRRVRAWTKVTGSFRGAGNRASNHTHRAA, translated from the coding sequence ATGAAGATCGTGTTCCTGCTGCACAACGCGTACGCCATCGGCGGCACCGTCCGTACGACGCTGAACCTGGCGTCGGCGCTCGCGGACCACCACGACGTCGAGATCGCCTCGATGGCCCGCCACCTGGACGAGCCCCGCTTCGCGGTCGACCCGAGGGTCCGGCTCGTCCCCCTGGTGGACATCCGCCCGTACAGCCCCGACCTGCGCGATCCGGCCCAGGCGCAGCCCGCGACGGACTTCCCGGCCGAGGACAAGCGGCACCGTCAGTACAGCCGTCTCACCGACCTCCGGGTCCGCTCCTATCTGGCCCGCTGCGGCGCGCACGTCGTCATCGGCACCCGCCCCGGCATCAACGTCTACGTCTCCCGCTTCGCGCCCCGCCGCGCCCTGCGCATCGCCCAGGAACACCTGCGCCACGACGCCCACTCCAAGCAGCTCCGCAAGGCCCTCGCCCGCCACTACCGCACGCTGGACGCGGTCGTCACGACGACGGCCGCCGACGCGGCGGTGTACCGCGCACGGATGAAACTGCCGGGCGTACGGGTGATGTCGGTGCCCAACATCGTCCCGGAGGCCGGGGTCGCCCCGTCGGACTGCTCGGCCCCCGTGATCGCGGCCGCCGGCCGCCTCGCCCGGGGCAAACGCTTCGATCTGCTTCTGGAGGCGTTCGCGAAGGTCGCCACGAAGGAACCCGACTGGCAGCTGCGCATCTACGGCGGCGGCAAGCAGCAGGGGCGCCTGGAGGCCCTCGTCCAGGACCTCTGCCTCACCGACCGGGCGCATCTGATGGGCCCGCACACCCCCATCGAGGAGGAGTTCGCGCGGGCCTCCATCGTCGTCAGCGCCTCCGACGCCGAGTCCTTCGGCATGACCCTCGTCGAGGCCATGCGCTGCGGGGTCCCCGTCGTCAGCACCGACTGCCCGCTGGGCCCCGCCGAGATCATCACCGACGGCGTCGACGGCCGCCTCGTCCCGGTCGACGACCCGCACGCCCTGGCGGATGCCCTGCTGGACCTCACCGCGGACCCCTCGCTGCGCCGCGCCATGGGCCGAGCCGCCCTCGAGAGCGCCCACCGCTACGACCCGGGCCCAGCCGTCACCAAGTACGAACACCTCTTCGCAGAACTACGCGAAACGAGGCTCCGGCGCACGTGGGAACGGGAATCGACGAGGGCGAGGGGCTGGCTGCGCCGCCGGGTGCGCGCTTGGACAAAAGTCACCGGGTCTTTCAGGGGCGCGGGGAACCGCGCGAGCAACCACACACACCGCGCGGCCTGA
- a CDS encoding HAMP domain-containing sensor histidine kinase, with the protein MPPPRGVRSLPRLLSRLKPVPSLRATFTVSFVAVACVVTVLVGILSYSAAARLVRVDEQTVFAEVVRDLRELVEQDPLTPEDFAPSDSGGPRDDLIRSGRTDVQVLGPNGEILDEGAPGLPVRDADRRTADAVLAGVTVEHGEVEVGNDRYRVVTVALGGGRGAVQVAQEFSDTEDLLRELQQRTLLFVSGVVISSGLFGWWLARRQTRRLVQLAGAAEDVARTGHLGIQVPVAGRDEVGRLGRSFDRMLVRLAQSEEDQRRLVQDAGHELRTPLTSLRTNISLLRRIDELPPRMRAELVDDLSQEALELTDLVNELVDLAAGQSSTEPVQRVQLADLAEDVAGTARRRTGREVVVRVAGDTTVEGRAGALQRAVSNLVENAAKFDRGGTGAIEVVVARGSAGALGEVGGLGELGDRGDLGGLAGPGEPGDDSDVVRVEVLDRGPGVPDCDLERIFDRFYRAPDARSLPGSGLGLSIVRAVASAHGGAPFAFRREGGGLVTGFTVRGAAGGEGD; encoded by the coding sequence ATGCCGCCGCCCCGTGGCGTCCGGTCCCTGCCCCGGCTGCTCTCGCGACTGAAGCCGGTGCCCTCGCTGCGGGCCACGTTCACCGTGTCGTTCGTGGCGGTGGCGTGTGTCGTCACCGTCCTCGTCGGGATCCTCAGCTACAGCGCGGCGGCACGGCTGGTGCGGGTCGACGAGCAGACCGTCTTCGCCGAAGTCGTCCGTGATCTGCGGGAGTTGGTGGAGCAGGATCCGCTGACGCCGGAGGACTTCGCGCCGAGCGACAGCGGCGGCCCGCGCGACGACCTGATCCGCTCCGGCCGTACGGACGTCCAGGTGCTCGGCCCGAACGGGGAGATCCTCGACGAGGGCGCCCCCGGCCTGCCCGTGCGCGACGCCGACCGCCGTACGGCCGACGCGGTCCTCGCGGGGGTGACGGTCGAGCACGGCGAGGTCGAGGTCGGCAACGACCGCTACCGGGTGGTGACCGTCGCGCTCGGCGGTGGCCGGGGCGCGGTGCAGGTCGCGCAGGAGTTCAGCGACACGGAGGATCTGCTGCGGGAGCTGCAGCAGCGGACCCTGCTGTTCGTCTCCGGTGTCGTCATCTCGTCCGGATTGTTCGGCTGGTGGCTGGCGCGGCGGCAGACCCGGCGGCTGGTGCAGCTGGCGGGGGCGGCGGAGGACGTGGCCCGGACCGGGCATCTGGGTATCCAGGTGCCGGTCGCGGGCCGGGACGAGGTGGGGCGGCTCGGCCGTTCGTTCGACCGCATGCTGGTCCGGCTGGCCCAGTCGGAGGAGGACCAGCGACGTCTGGTGCAGGACGCGGGCCATGAGCTGCGCACCCCGCTCACCTCCCTCCGGACGAACATCTCCCTGCTCCGGCGCATCGACGAGCTGCCGCCCCGGATGCGGGCGGAGCTGGTCGACGACCTCTCCCAGGAGGCCCTCGAACTGACCGACCTGGTCAACGAGTTGGTCGACCTCGCGGCCGGGCAGTCGAGCACCGAGCCGGTGCAGCGGGTGCAGTTGGCCGACCTCGCGGAGGACGTCGCCGGGACCGCGCGGCGGCGCACCGGGCGCGAGGTCGTCGTCCGGGTGGCCGGGGACACGACCGTCGAGGGGCGGGCCGGGGCGCTCCAGCGGGCGGTCTCCAACCTGGTGGAGAACGCGGCCAAGTTCGACCGCGGCGGCACGGGGGCGATCGAGGTCGTGGTCGCCCGTGGGTCGGCGGGGGCCCTCGGCGAGGTGGGCGGACTGGGCGAGCTGGGAGACCGCGGCGACCTCGGCGGACTCGCCGGTCCGGGCGAACCAGGCGACGACTCCGACGTCGTCCGTGTCGAGGTCCTCGACCGGGGCCCCGGCGTCCCCGACTGCGACCTCGAACGCATCTTCGACCGCTTTTATCGGGCCCCCGACGCCCGCAGCCTGCCCGGTTCGGGCCTCGGCCTCTCGATCGTCCGAGCCGTGGCATCCGCACACGGCGGCGCCCCGTTCGCGTTCCGCCGGGAGGGCGGGGGGTTGGTGACCGGGTTCACGGTGCGGGGGGCCGCCGGCGGCGAGGGGGATTGA